The proteins below are encoded in one region of Rhodospirillaceae bacterium:
- a CDS encoding phospho-N-acetylmuramoyl-pentapeptide-transferase yields MLFNFLYPLSDQLPILNLFRYLTFRTGGAIMTALLISFVFGPSLIRWLKRRQKEGQPIRKDGPESHILEKAGTPTMGGFLILLGLLVSTLLWADLTNNYIWAVLGITTGFGVIGFLDDFLKVRRRTSHGMPAKAKFLAQLVVAGVGIYAIMANTPEPLATGLAVPFLKDTLLNLGWFFIPFAMFVVVGTSNAVNLTDGLDGLAIVPVMIATACFALITYLVGNAVFAGYLQLHAVPGAGELAVLCGALLGASLGFLWFNTPPAMVFMGDTGSLSVGAALGAISVVTKHELVLALIGGLFVLETVSVIVQVASFKLTGKRVFRMAPLHHHFEKKGWSEPTIVIRFWIIASVLALIGLSTLKLR; encoded by the coding sequence ATGCTTTTCAATTTTCTGTACCCGCTCTCGGATCAACTGCCGATCCTTAACCTGTTTCGCTACCTGACCTTCCGGACCGGCGGGGCCATCATGACGGCGTTGCTGATCAGCTTCGTTTTCGGGCCAAGCCTTATCCGCTGGCTGAAACGCCGCCAGAAGGAAGGCCAGCCGATCCGCAAAGACGGGCCGGAAAGCCACATTCTCGAAAAGGCCGGCACCCCGACGATGGGCGGCTTTCTTATTCTGCTTGGGTTGCTGGTTTCAACGCTGCTGTGGGCGGACCTGACGAACAATTACATTTGGGCAGTCCTTGGAATAACGACCGGCTTCGGCGTCATCGGGTTTCTCGACGATTTCCTGAAAGTTCGCCGCCGGACATCCCACGGCATGCCGGCAAAGGCAAAGTTTCTTGCCCAACTGGTGGTTGCCGGCGTGGGCATCTATGCCATCATGGCAAACACGCCCGAGCCCCTTGCCACGGGCCTGGCCGTGCCCTTCCTGAAAGACACGCTGCTCAATCTCGGCTGGTTCTTTATCCCCTTTGCCATGTTCGTCGTCGTTGGCACCTCGAACGCCGTAAATCTGACGGACGGGCTGGACGGCCTGGCCATCGTCCCGGTGATGATCGCCACGGCCTGTTTTGCGCTGATCACCTACCTTGTCGGCAACGCCGTTTTTGCCGGCTATCTGCAACTTCACGCCGTTCCGGGTGCTGGCGAACTGGCCGTCCTTTGCGGCGCCTTGCTGGGCGCGTCCCTGGGCTTTTTATGGTTCAACACGCCGCCCGCCATGGTCTTCATGGGCGACACCGGATCGCTTTCCGTCGGCGCGGCGCTGGGCGCCATCAGCGTTGTAACAAAGCACGAACTGGTGCTGGCCCTCATCGGCGGCCTGTTCGTGCTGGAGACCGTTTCTGTCATCGTGCAGGTCGCTTCCTTCAAGCTGACCGGGAAACGCGTCTTCAGGATGGCACCGCTGCATCACCATTTCGAAAAGAAAGGGTGGTCGGAACCAACCATTGTCATTCGCTTTTGGATCATCGCCTCGGTGCTGGCCCTCATCGGCCTGTCCACCCTGAAGCTGCGGTAA
- a CDS encoding UDP-N-acetylmuramoyl-L-alanine--D-glutamate ligase, whose product MIEVIAYKDRAVMVLGLGRSGLATAIALRKGGAAVLVWDDNAEARALALQEGFPVTDPDAINWKNVDAVIPGPGIPLTHPKPHPVIYKARAARCDILGDIELLARTQPEARYVGITGTNGKSTTTALIGHLLKEAGYRVALGGNLGTPALALPPLGPEGIYVLELSSFQIDLCPAPFLKIAVLLNITPDHLERHGGLEGYIAVKRRIFDLLRNDGTAIVGIDDSHSRKILDAITGKVAQLIPISAHSNLDKGVSARAGTLTERLGEDVPPVDLRGLAALPGAHNWQNAAAAWAAVRTLGVAPAPAAKALASFIGLPHRQEPVAIVNGVQYMNDSKATNATAAATALTSHDAIYWIVGGRPKADGIDALAPCFPRIRHAFLIGEAMDSFAKTLDSNVPFTRSGDLATALRDAHNMAQAAGEKGAVVLLSPAAASYDQWKNFEERGDAFRAAALELPGAKAILPTSGGIVS is encoded by the coding sequence ATGATTGAAGTCATCGCCTACAAAGATCGCGCCGTGATGGTATTGGGACTTGGACGTTCCGGTCTTGCCACGGCGATTGCCCTGCGCAAGGGGGGCGCCGCCGTTCTTGTCTGGGACGACAACGCTGAAGCACGTGCGCTCGCCCTGCAGGAAGGCTTTCCCGTCACCGACCCGGACGCGATCAACTGGAAAAACGTCGATGCCGTGATCCCCGGCCCCGGCATTCCGCTGACCCATCCCAAACCCCATCCGGTTATCTACAAGGCGCGCGCCGCGCGCTGCGACATTTTGGGCGACATCGAACTTTTGGCGCGCACGCAACCGGAAGCACGCTATGTCGGCATCACCGGCACGAACGGCAAATCGACGACGACGGCCCTGATCGGTCACCTGCTGAAAGAGGCCGGCTATCGGGTGGCCCTTGGCGGCAATCTTGGAACACCGGCGCTGGCCCTCCCCCCCCTGGGACCGGAAGGCATTTATGTGCTTGAGCTTTCCTCCTTCCAGATCGACCTCTGCCCCGCCCCCTTTCTTAAAATTGCCGTGCTTTTGAACATTACGCCGGACCATCTTGAACGCCACGGCGGCCTTGAAGGCTATATCGCGGTGAAACGGCGCATCTTCGACCTGCTTCGCAACGACGGCACGGCCATTGTTGGCATCGACGATTCCCACAGCCGGAAAATCCTGGACGCCATCACCGGCAAGGTTGCACAGCTCATACCGATTTCGGCACACAGCAATCTCGACAAGGGCGTGAGCGCGCGCGCCGGCACGCTTACGGAACGGCTGGGCGAAGACGTGCCGCCGGTCGATTTGCGCGGCCTGGCAGCGCTTCCCGGCGCCCATAACTGGCAAAACGCCGCCGCAGCCTGGGCAGCGGTCCGAACCCTTGGCGTGGCCCCCGCGCCTGCGGCAAAAGCCCTGGCAAGTTTCATCGGCCTGCCTCACCGTCAGGAGCCGGTCGCCATCGTAAACGGCGTCCAATATATGAACGACAGCAAGGCAACGAACGCGACCGCCGCAGCAACCGCGCTAACCTCCCATGACGCCATTTACTGGATTGTCGGCGGACGGCCAAAGGCAGACGGCATCGACGCACTTGCCCCCTGCTTTCCGCGCATTCGCCACGCCTTCCTGATCGGCGAGGCCATGGACAGCTTCGCCAAAACCCTGGACAGCAACGTTCCCTTTACACGCTCTGGCGATCTGGCGACGGCCTTGCGCGACGCCCACAACATGGCCCAGGCCGCTGGCGAGAAAGGGGCGGTCGTGCTGCTTTCACCCGCCGCCGCCTCTTACGACCAATGGAAAAATTTTGAGGAACGAGGGGACGCCTTTCGGGCCGCCGCCCTCGAACTTCCTGGCGCAAAAGCGATCCTGCCGACAAGTGGAGGCATCGTTTCATGA
- the ftsW gene encoding putative lipid II flippase FtsW: MTSFARADTSVLSRWWWTVDRWTLAAIALLIGIGVLVALAASPSVAERIGVEPLYFVRRHLIFLPLALGTVFFVSLMTPKDARRLAIFVFLVSMILLVLVLFIGTEVKGARRWITIAGFSLQPSEFIKPSFAVLAAWMFAEHQMNHEFSGRKISIALCGIVLLLLLAQPDIGMAIVVLVTWCTQLFLSGLPLLLAGLLFLLAISGLIGAYFVFPHVALRIDSFFDPSSTSGYQVSRAMEAFGNGGLFGRGPGEGHIKETIPDAHADFVFAVIGEEFGLFACLLIVSLFAFIFLRGLSRMLQEESLFLLLAVTGLLTQFSLQAFINLASTLNLIPTKGMTLPFISYGGSSLVALAFTMGLVLSFTRRHSHSREKL; this comes from the coding sequence ATGACAAGCTTTGCGCGCGCAGATACGAGCGTGTTAAGCCGCTGGTGGTGGACAGTGGACCGCTGGACGCTGGCGGCCATCGCGCTGTTGATAGGCATCGGCGTGCTTGTCGCATTGGCCGCAAGCCCATCGGTTGCCGAACGCATCGGCGTCGAGCCCCTTTATTTCGTCCGCCGCCATCTTATCTTCCTGCCATTGGCGCTGGGCACGGTTTTCTTCGTCTCGCTGATGACGCCCAAAGATGCACGACGTCTGGCCATTTTCGTTTTTCTTGTTTCCATGATCCTGCTTGTGCTGGTCCTCTTTATCGGCACCGAGGTCAAAGGTGCCCGGCGATGGATCACGATCGCCGGATTTTCCCTGCAACCATCGGAATTCATCAAGCCAAGCTTTGCCGTGCTGGCCGCATGGATGTTTGCCGAACATCAAATGAACCATGAGTTTTCCGGGCGCAAAATTTCCATCGCACTTTGCGGAATCGTCCTTCTTCTTCTGCTTGCCCAGCCCGACATCGGCATGGCCATCGTCGTTCTCGTCACCTGGTGCACCCAGCTCTTCCTTTCCGGCCTGCCGCTGCTTTTGGCCGGCCTGCTTTTCCTGCTCGCCATCTCCGGATTGATCGGCGCCTATTTTGTCTTTCCCCATGTGGCGCTTCGCATCGACAGCTTCTTCGACCCAAGTTCCACCAGCGGCTATCAGGTGTCGCGCGCCATGGAAGCGTTTGGAAATGGCGGCCTGTTTGGCCGCGGCCCGGGCGAAGGCCACATCAAGGAAACGATCCCCGATGCCCATGCGGATTTCGTCTTCGCCGTCATTGGCGAGGAGTTTGGCCTGTTCGCCTGCCTGCTGATTGTCAGCCTGTTCGCCTTCATCTTCCTGCGCGGCCTGAGCCGGATGCTGCAGGAAGAGAGCCTGTTTCTTCTTCTTGCCGTCACCGGCCTGCTGACGCAATTTTCGCTTCAGGCGTTCATCAATTTGGCATCGACGCTTAACCTGATCCCAACGAAAGGCATGACCCTGCCCTTTATTTCCTACGGCGGGTCGTCGCTTGTCGCGCTGGCTTTCACGATGGGCCTTGTTCTTTCCTTCACCCGGCGGCACAGCCACTCCCGGGAGAAACTGTGA
- a CDS encoding UDP-N-acetylmuramoylalanyl-D-glutamyl-2, 6-diaminopimelate--D-alanyl-D-alanine ligase: MTRKPLWTSREAEAATDGTGTAAWEANGVSMDSRHLKPGDLFVAISGPNFDGHAFVREAFAHGAAAAIVESPPKDPLKQAPLLIVANSFHALEALARTARERARAQIIAVTGSVGKTGTKEALRLALSESGNVLATQGNFNNEYGVPLSLARLPREADYGVFELGMNHPGEIRPLAKLVRPKIGIITNVEAVHMAHFDSVAEIADTKAEIFEGMDADGIVILNRDNPYFSRLAAAAKAQGITRILGFGEHPEAQLRLINCTCHALSSNVVAEIGGHEIHYRLGAPGRHWVTNSLAVLGAVDAVGADVKKAAAKLAGLTAPAGRGRRVHGVIPSGKIEIIDESYNANPASMRATFDTLAATPAGPVGRRIAILGDMLELGKFAPRMHAELAGDLLRHEIDLVFTVGELMKNLDREMPPHMRGGHANSAEALIPTLLEELHGSDVVAVKGSRAMNMNHIVAALRQADSGMANAANGH, encoded by the coding sequence ATGACGCGCAAACCCTTGTGGACATCGCGTGAGGCCGAAGCCGCAACCGACGGCACCGGCACAGCCGCCTGGGAAGCAAACGGCGTTTCAATGGACAGCCGCCATCTGAAACCGGGGGATCTTTTCGTTGCTATTTCCGGGCCGAATTTTGATGGTCACGCCTTTGTCCGCGAAGCCTTCGCCCACGGCGCGGCAGCCGCCATTGTCGAAAGCCCGCCGAAGGATCCTTTAAAGCAAGCGCCGCTTCTGATCGTTGCAAATTCGTTTCACGCCCTTGAAGCCCTTGCCCGGACCGCGCGCGAGCGCGCGCGCGCACAAATCATCGCCGTCACCGGAAGTGTCGGCAAGACCGGCACGAAAGAAGCCTTGCGCCTGGCCTTGTCTGAAAGCGGCAACGTGCTGGCGACCCAGGGCAATTTCAACAACGAATATGGCGTGCCCTTGAGCCTTGCGCGTTTGCCGCGCGAAGCCGATTACGGCGTCTTCGAACTGGGCATGAACCACCCCGGCGAAATTCGCCCGCTTGCCAAACTCGTGCGCCCGAAGATCGGCATCATCACAAATGTCGAAGCCGTGCACATGGCCCATTTTGATTCCGTCGCCGAGATTGCCGATACGAAGGCCGAAATATTCGAAGGCATGGACGCGGACGGCATCGTTATTCTGAATCGCGACAACCCCTATTTTTCGCGTCTGGCTGCCGCCGCCAAGGCCCAAGGCATCACGCGCATCCTTGGCTTTGGCGAACACCCCGAAGCTCAGCTTCGCCTGATCAACTGCACCTGCCATGCGCTTTCCAGCAACGTCGTCGCCGAAATCGGCGGCCATGAAATTCACTACCGCCTGGGCGCACCGGGCCGCCATTGGGTCACAAACAGCCTCGCCGTGCTGGGCGCCGTCGACGCCGTAGGCGCCGATGTAAAAAAGGCGGCGGCAAAACTGGCGGGCCTTACGGCACCGGCGGGGCGAGGCCGACGGGTTCATGGCGTCATCCCAAGCGGCAAAATCGAGATTATTGATGAAAGCTACAACGCCAACCCGGCATCCATGCGCGCCACCTTCGACACCCTGGCCGCAACCCCGGCGGGTCCGGTTGGCCGACGCATCGCCATCCTCGGCGACATGCTGGAACTTGGAAAATTCGCACCCCGCATGCATGCCGAACTGGCCGGCGATCTGCTTCGTCACGAAATTGACCTCGTCTTCACGGTCGGCGAATTGATGAAAAATCTCGACCGCGAGATGCCGCCTCACATGCGCGGCGGCCATGCGAACAGCGCCGAAGCGCTCATACCTACGCTTCTGGAAGAACTTCATGGCAGCGATGTTGTTGCCGTCAAAGGCTCGCGGGCCATGAACATGAACCACATCGTTGCCGCCCTGCGCCAAGCCGATTCCGGCATGGCAAACGCAGCCAACGGCCACTAA